From the genome of Arthrobacter alpinus, one region includes:
- a CDS encoding diaminopimelate dehydrogenase yields the protein MSAQIRMGIAGYGNLGRGVEAAIAKNADMELVGIYSRRDPSSVVPLGQDTPVYSMDALAAHTNDIDVLILCGGSKSDLPDQGPALAAMFNTVDSFDTHARIPEYFAAVDAPALASGKTALISAGWDPGMFSINRVFGEALLPDGDTYTFWGRGLSQGHSDAIRRVAGVAGGVQYTIPSETAIDEVRSGSRPELTTRQKHIRECFVVLKEGAREDAVRAEIVSMPHYFDQYDTTVVFITAAELARDHSAMPHGGFVIRSGNTTDGHAQVIEYSLALGSNPEFTSSVLVAYARAVHRMNAAGQFGAKTVFDVAPGLLSPKSAAELRAELL from the coding sequence ATGAGTGCGCAAATTCGCATGGGCATTGCCGGTTACGGAAACCTGGGGCGCGGGGTGGAGGCGGCGATTGCCAAGAACGCGGACATGGAACTGGTGGGCATCTATTCACGCCGCGACCCCTCTTCCGTGGTGCCGCTGGGCCAGGACACACCCGTTTACTCCATGGATGCCTTGGCGGCCCACACGAATGACATAGACGTGCTGATCCTGTGTGGCGGATCCAAGTCGGACCTGCCCGATCAGGGCCCGGCGCTGGCTGCCATGTTCAACACGGTGGACAGCTTTGACACGCACGCGCGGATCCCGGAGTACTTTGCCGCCGTGGATGCCCCCGCCCTCGCCTCCGGGAAGACGGCGCTGATCTCCGCGGGCTGGGACCCGGGCATGTTCTCCATAAACCGCGTGTTCGGCGAGGCGCTGCTGCCCGACGGCGACACCTACACGTTTTGGGGCCGCGGCCTGAGCCAGGGCCACTCGGATGCGATCCGCCGCGTGGCCGGGGTAGCTGGCGGCGTCCAGTACACCATCCCTTCAGAGACGGCTATTGACGAGGTCCGCAGCGGCTCCCGCCCGGAGTTGACCACCCGCCAAAAGCACATCCGCGAGTGTTTCGTGGTGCTGAAGGAAGGCGCACGCGAGGATGCCGTGCGTGCCGAGATCGTTTCGATGCCGCACTACTTTGACCAATACGACACCACGGTGGTTTTCATTACCGCCGCCGAGCTGGCCCGCGACCACAGCGCCATGCCCCACGGCGGCTTTGTCATCCGCAGCGGCAACACCACCGACGGGCACGCCCAAGTCATTGAGTATTCTCTGGCGCTGGGGAGCAACCCCGAGTTCACCTCCAGTGTATTGGTGGCCTACGCCCGCGCCGTGCACCGCATGAATGCAGCAGGCCAGTTCGGCGCCAAGACCGTGTTCGACGTCGCCCCGGGCCTGCTCTCGCCAAAGTCGGCTGCGGAGTTGCGGGCCGAGCTGCTCTAA
- a CDS encoding DUF4041 domain-containing protein, with amino-acid sequence MSHVSLPKGANTVISAPLDAALQLTLRWSAPSSTEELDLFMLLLDASGQVSANSDIVFYNQPNYSAGAARYLGRDDSGFGHAHRVELTLGRLPDSVHTVAIAASLDSADSRLGALSSLDLVMTSDFGTLCAISSEGLTNERVAVVAELYRRNDDWKIRSVSQGWNGGLPELLTHYGAVLDEPQNLQNPGPADSGKTTPGATPGPDAAKLFRLQDLEHRIREREAVLAELESRIIETREINLLQDLGIYDFSHPLEDAVQYKEHLSQLRTSLKVLVKERAVTGATNWAVNGNLAKGAQMVKEQCQLMLRAYNAEADNCVRTVRAYSFDANVARLERSKSAIEKLGKSMAIQITDEYHQLRLDELKLTADYHVKVANERETQRALREEAREQEKVEKELQKARQKIELERSKYQAALAIAIENGDPEAIANMQKFVEGAEAKLQDIENRQANVRTGYVYVISNLGAFGDRIVKIGMTRRLEPTERIRELSGAGVPFLYDIHVLFFSEDAAALEAQLHREFDARRVNKVNLRREFFFATPAEVKEAVTRLVGVTTLEFKEESEASEFRLSLSLSKGK; translated from the coding sequence ATGTCTCACGTATCGTTGCCCAAAGGGGCAAATACTGTAATATCGGCGCCGCTTGACGCTGCACTTCAGCTGACACTTCGCTGGAGTGCACCGTCTTCAACAGAAGAGCTTGACCTGTTCATGTTGCTGCTCGATGCCAGCGGCCAGGTCTCAGCAAACTCGGACATCGTCTTCTACAACCAGCCCAACTACTCTGCAGGTGCTGCAAGGTACCTTGGCCGGGACGACTCCGGGTTCGGCCACGCCCACAGGGTGGAGCTAACCTTGGGGCGCCTTCCGGATTCCGTGCACACCGTTGCCATCGCTGCATCTTTGGATTCCGCCGACTCCCGGCTAGGGGCACTGTCGTCCCTCGATTTGGTCATGACGAGTGACTTCGGCACTTTGTGCGCCATCAGCAGCGAGGGACTCACCAATGAGCGCGTCGCCGTGGTTGCAGAACTCTACCGCCGCAACGACGACTGGAAAATCCGTTCGGTATCCCAAGGATGGAACGGAGGCCTCCCTGAGCTACTCACCCACTATGGGGCGGTTCTCGACGAACCCCAGAACCTGCAAAACCCCGGACCGGCTGACTCCGGCAAAACCACGCCGGGTGCAACTCCAGGACCTGACGCGGCAAAGTTGTTCCGCCTCCAGGACCTGGAACACCGCATCCGCGAACGTGAAGCAGTTCTCGCTGAGCTGGAATCCCGCATCATCGAAACGCGTGAGATCAACCTCTTGCAGGACCTTGGCATCTACGATTTTTCACACCCGCTTGAGGACGCCGTCCAGTACAAGGAGCACCTGTCACAGCTCAGGACTTCGCTGAAGGTACTGGTCAAAGAACGTGCCGTTACGGGCGCCACCAATTGGGCTGTTAACGGGAACCTCGCCAAAGGCGCCCAAATGGTGAAGGAACAATGCCAGCTGATGCTCAGGGCCTACAACGCAGAGGCTGACAACTGTGTACGAACCGTACGGGCGTATTCGTTCGATGCCAACGTGGCCCGCCTCGAACGGTCCAAGAGCGCCATCGAGAAGCTCGGCAAAAGCATGGCCATTCAAATTACCGACGAATACCACCAGCTGCGCTTGGACGAGTTAAAACTCACGGCTGATTACCATGTGAAAGTGGCAAACGAACGCGAGACGCAGCGTGCTTTGCGGGAAGAAGCGCGCGAACAAGAAAAGGTCGAAAAGGAACTGCAAAAGGCCCGCCAGAAGATTGAACTTGAGCGCAGCAAATACCAGGCGGCGCTGGCCATCGCCATTGAGAACGGCGACCCCGAGGCCATCGCCAACATGCAAAAATTTGTTGAGGGAGCGGAAGCCAAGCTGCAGGACATCGAAAACCGCCAAGCCAACGTCCGCACCGGTTACGTCTATGTCATCTCCAATCTCGGTGCGTTCGGGGACCGCATCGTGAAAATCGGCATGACCCGAAGGTTGGAGCCCACGGAACGCATACGCGAACTGAGCGGTGCAGGAGTTCCCTTTCTGTATGACATCCATGTGCTCTTCTTCAGCGAAGACGCTGCTGCCCTCGAAGCGCAGTTGCACCGCGAATTCGATGCCCGTCGGGTAAATAAGGTAAACCTGCGGCGTGAGTTCTTCTTTGCCACACCGGCTGAGGTCAAAGAAGCCGTGACCCGTCTCGTGGGTGTCACGACGTTGGAATTCAAGGAAGAATCAGAAGCAAGCGAATTCAGGCTGAGTCTGTCACTGTCGAAAGGCAAATAA
- a CDS encoding DUF2510 domain-containing protein — translation MGFKKSTSFKVMPGVRVRVSTKGVSAYAGRTKIIGTSTPSSASKSPARRAPARNTAPAPAPRPAPAVKPGLLAAKEEKALYAYAVTRQAPVLDPIVLKHPVFGRAAAAIVGLQDLEADHLESSVQALQSVIHGLPPIESNPFLLKYLPNFSFELEIAGGVTAQLPLTMAALTLALAEALQTLGRIPEAIQYVEQLDPTYPALLSLTELYSSLGDWEEVLRLTDQLPVNSELTAALAILRAQAHFGLDQLVAAKECLKSLILGRKFPENLRFQALALRSNISLADGAYSQAASDLEKILAENSRISGIREALVEVQDAQRVALQQKIDIAARKAAETVRIREAKVTEAVRVREEKTAEAVRVREEKIAVQLALKNVPVMQTGVINLSDDAGVPEAAPVVEPRPGTAANIAAVLSPSTARAPGFYLDPQELAPYRFWDGSTWTSRVRMTP, via the coding sequence ATGGGATTCAAGAAAAGCACGTCGTTCAAGGTAATGCCCGGTGTCCGCGTGCGCGTGTCAACCAAGGGTGTTTCCGCCTACGCCGGCCGTACCAAGATTATTGGCACGTCCACGCCGTCAAGCGCTAGTAAAAGCCCTGCTCGCCGTGCACCTGCACGCAACACAGCACCAGCTCCGGCGCCGCGGCCCGCACCCGCGGTGAAGCCGGGACTACTCGCCGCCAAGGAAGAAAAAGCCCTGTACGCCTACGCCGTGACCCGGCAGGCACCAGTGCTTGACCCGATCGTTCTGAAACACCCGGTCTTTGGACGCGCAGCCGCAGCCATTGTCGGGTTGCAGGACCTGGAGGCGGACCACCTGGAATCAAGCGTCCAGGCATTGCAGAGTGTCATCCACGGGTTGCCACCTATTGAAAGCAATCCTTTCCTCTTGAAGTATCTGCCCAACTTTTCCTTCGAACTCGAAATAGCGGGCGGAGTCACGGCCCAGTTGCCCCTGACAATGGCGGCCTTGACCCTGGCCTTGGCCGAAGCGCTTCAGACACTCGGCCGGATTCCCGAGGCAATTCAGTACGTGGAGCAACTCGATCCGACGTACCCTGCATTGCTTAGCCTCACAGAGCTTTATTCAAGCTTAGGTGACTGGGAAGAAGTCCTTAGGCTGACAGACCAACTTCCGGTGAATTCCGAGCTGACGGCCGCATTGGCCATACTGCGGGCTCAGGCTCATTTTGGGCTGGACCAACTCGTGGCGGCCAAGGAATGCCTTAAATCGCTGATATTGGGAAGGAAGTTCCCGGAAAACCTCCGCTTCCAGGCGCTGGCCCTGCGTTCAAACATCAGTCTGGCCGACGGAGCGTACTCGCAGGCGGCCAGCGACCTGGAAAAGATCCTGGCTGAGAACTCCCGCATTTCCGGAATTCGCGAGGCACTTGTTGAAGTGCAAGATGCACAGCGAGTCGCGCTCCAGCAAAAAATCGACATAGCTGCCCGGAAAGCTGCTGAAACGGTGCGCATCCGTGAAGCGAAGGTCACCGAAGCAGTGCGCGTCAGGGAGGAAAAGACTGCCGAGGCGGTTCGGGTTCGTGAAGAAAAGATCGCAGTACAACTTGCCCTGAAGAATGTTCCCGTCATGCAAACCGGAGTCATCAATCTCAGTGACGATGCGGGCGTTCCTGAAGCAGCCCCTGTCGTAGAACCCCGCCCCGGCACGGCGGCCAACATAGCTGCAGTGCTGAGCCCGTCAACAGCCAGGGCGCCTGGTTTCTACCTGGATCCCCAAGAGCTTGCCCCCTATCGTTTTTGGGACGGATCGACCTGGACCTCACGTGTTCGCATGACGCCGTAG
- a CDS encoding DEAD/DEAH box helicase: protein MQAPDPATAAVSVPMALQFELVAEPADPYAKRHKPGTSASAVTAPRRIRLGVRPVMRGDTGKWVVGNLAWDVLSRAYNFSSLNVEHMDWLQVFRSLYMATRTAYATGKWIYLDDFNSPLLWNLLDQAGDIGLELVTSRKNTSVNRQHQARVTTEVASMDDGGIRLVPRALANDVALDPAAIGTMGAPVHGLFWWDGGKDNTALTQKNIHFAPITEAMGDALRQLINARTPVDIPASAREQFLGAYYPKLRRTMDLRPSSGTADLPEIQDPELVLRVVHVPAVPATKPDRRRKAGSQSIKATGPALELHWHWEYTVGEASTRYPMVNDRTGHRDDAYETRLLKTVSETLVDFPAATGESFPHAPSLHPGSNEHVHLLDVAAARFSTEALPALAAVEHLRVDTSGSVPDYTELKGTPQIGISTKGTNDGDWFDLGVSVTLDGAQIPFSELFLALATDEEHLMLPNCHYFALDQPEFVQLRKLIEEARSLQEPDESLKISRYQAGLWQELEELSTTAEQASAWEKSVTGLLELQEVAAVPVPETLHASLRPYQQEGFNWLAFLFKNGLGGVLADDMGLGKTLQTLALITHAKVSAAPGTTTKPFLVVAPTSVVSNWEAEARRFAPTLNTTAVTDTLRKSGSDAAALVNGADVVVTSYTLFRLDHEAYASQEWAGLILDEAQFVKNHLTKASQLARAFPVPFKLAITGTPMENNLMELWSLFAITSPGLFPSPSHFGDYYRKPVEKEANSERLKQLRRRIRPLIMRRTKDAVAKELPPKQEQVLELELAPRHRTIYQRHLQHERQKVLGLLGDMDKNRFAIFKSLTTLRMLSLDASLVDPKYASAPSSKLDVLFEHLEDVVAEGHRALIFSQFTSFLGKARERLDAAGIEYAYLDGKTRKRGEVIEKFKSGKAPVFLISLKSGGFGLNLTEADYCFLLDPWWNPATENQAVDRTHRIGQTKNVMVSRLVAKNTIEERVMALKEKKAKLFTSVMDDDAMFSSAITADDVRGLFDV, encoded by the coding sequence ATGCAAGCGCCCGACCCGGCCACGGCCGCCGTGTCGGTGCCGATGGCGCTGCAATTCGAGCTGGTTGCGGAACCCGCAGACCCGTATGCAAAAAGGCACAAGCCCGGCACGAGCGCCAGCGCAGTGACCGCGCCCCGTCGTATTCGGCTGGGTGTGCGCCCGGTCATGCGCGGCGACACCGGCAAGTGGGTTGTCGGCAATCTCGCCTGGGACGTCCTGTCCAGGGCCTACAACTTTTCCAGTCTCAACGTCGAACACATGGATTGGCTGCAGGTCTTCCGTTCCTTGTACATGGCCACGCGAACGGCCTACGCAACCGGCAAATGGATCTATCTTGACGATTTCAATTCTCCTTTGCTGTGGAACCTGCTCGATCAGGCCGGTGACATCGGCTTGGAATTGGTGACCTCCCGAAAGAACACGAGTGTCAACCGGCAGCACCAAGCCCGCGTCACCACCGAGGTGGCATCAATGGACGACGGCGGGATCCGGCTCGTACCGCGGGCGCTGGCCAACGACGTGGCGCTGGATCCTGCGGCCATCGGTACCATGGGCGCCCCGGTTCACGGGCTGTTCTGGTGGGATGGCGGCAAGGACAACACGGCCTTGACGCAGAAGAACATCCACTTTGCACCCATCACGGAGGCCATGGGAGATGCGCTCAGACAGCTGATCAACGCACGGACGCCGGTGGACATTCCAGCTTCCGCACGGGAGCAGTTCCTGGGCGCCTACTACCCGAAGCTGCGCCGCACCATGGACCTGCGGCCAAGCAGTGGCACGGCCGATCTTCCGGAAATTCAGGACCCGGAACTGGTTTTGAGAGTGGTACACGTACCTGCTGTTCCCGCCACAAAACCGGACCGGCGCCGCAAAGCTGGAAGTCAGTCCATCAAAGCCACCGGCCCCGCACTGGAACTGCACTGGCACTGGGAGTACACGGTCGGCGAGGCCAGCACCAGGTACCCCATGGTTAACGACCGGACCGGACACCGCGACGACGCCTATGAGACACGGCTGCTCAAGACCGTGTCGGAGACGCTCGTCGACTTTCCGGCCGCCACCGGCGAGTCCTTCCCGCATGCTCCCAGCCTGCATCCTGGCAGTAACGAACACGTGCACCTGTTGGACGTTGCCGCTGCCCGTTTCAGTACCGAGGCCCTGCCCGCGCTCGCCGCCGTCGAACACCTGCGCGTTGACACTTCCGGCTCGGTGCCGGACTATACCGAGCTGAAGGGCACCCCACAGATCGGCATCAGCACCAAGGGAACCAACGACGGCGACTGGTTTGACTTGGGCGTCTCGGTCACCTTGGACGGGGCACAGATCCCCTTCAGTGAGCTGTTCCTGGCCCTGGCCACGGACGAGGAGCACCTGATGCTGCCCAACTGCCACTACTTTGCGCTTGACCAACCGGAATTTGTGCAGCTGCGCAAGCTCATCGAAGAGGCCCGGAGCCTGCAGGAGCCCGACGAATCATTGAAGATCAGCCGCTACCAGGCAGGCCTGTGGCAGGAACTTGAGGAACTCTCGACGACGGCCGAGCAGGCCTCCGCGTGGGAAAAATCCGTCACCGGCCTCCTGGAGTTGCAGGAGGTCGCCGCCGTCCCGGTCCCGGAAACACTGCACGCATCGCTGCGCCCCTACCAGCAGGAAGGCTTCAACTGGCTGGCGTTCCTGTTCAAGAACGGGCTCGGCGGGGTCCTGGCCGACGACATGGGGCTGGGCAAGACCCTGCAGACCCTGGCCCTGATCACCCATGCCAAGGTGTCGGCGGCCCCAGGCACCACTACGAAGCCGTTCCTCGTGGTGGCACCGACCTCGGTGGTGTCCAACTGGGAGGCCGAAGCCCGCCGCTTTGCCCCCACGCTAAACACCACCGCCGTCACCGACACCCTGCGCAAGAGCGGAAGTGACGCAGCCGCATTGGTGAACGGGGCCGACGTCGTGGTCACCTCCTACACTCTGTTCCGGCTAGACCATGAAGCCTATGCAAGCCAGGAATGGGCCGGGCTGATCCTGGACGAGGCGCAGTTCGTGAAGAACCACCTGACCAAGGCCAGCCAATTGGCGCGCGCGTTCCCGGTGCCGTTCAAGCTGGCGATCACCGGCACACCCATGGAGAACAACCTGATGGAACTGTGGTCGCTGTTTGCCATAACCTCCCCGGGGCTATTCCCGTCACCGTCACACTTTGGGGACTACTACCGCAAGCCCGTGGAGAAGGAGGCGAACTCGGAGCGGCTCAAACAATTACGACGGCGGATCCGTCCGCTGATCATGCGCCGCACCAAGGACGCCGTGGCCAAGGAGCTGCCGCCGAAACAGGAGCAGGTACTGGAGTTGGAGCTCGCGCCACGGCACCGCACCATCTACCAGCGGCACCTGCAGCACGAACGCCAGAAGGTGCTCGGTTTGCTGGGTGACATGGACAAGAACCGCTTCGCCATTTTCAAGTCCCTGACCACGCTGCGGATGCTCAGCCTGGACGCCTCCCTGGTGGATCCGAAGTACGCCAGTGCCCCCTCCAGCAAGCTCGACGTCCTGTTTGAGCATTTGGAGGACGTGGTGGCGGAGGGGCACCGGGCACTGATTTTCAGCCAGTTCACGAGCTTCCTGGGCAAGGCAAGGGAGCGGCTGGACGCGGCCGGGATCGAGTACGCGTACCTGGACGGCAAGACTCGCAAGCGCGGAGAAGTCATCGAGAAGTTCAAGTCTGGAAAAGCCCCCGTGTTCCTGATCAGCCTGAAATCCGGCGGGTTCGGCCTGAATCTGACCGAGGCGGACTACTGCTTCCTGCTGGATCCGTGGTGGAATCCGGCCACGGAGAACCAGGCCGTGGACCGCACCCACAGGATCGGGCAAACCAAGAACGTCATGGTGTCCCGGCTCGTCGCGAAGAACACGATCGAGGAGAGAGTCATGGCGCTGAAGGAAAAGAAGGCGAAACTGTTCACCTCCGTCATGGACGACGACGCCATGTTCTCTTCCGCCATCACCGCCGACGACGTCAGGGGCTTGTTCGACGTCTGA
- a CDS encoding NAD-dependent epimerase/dehydratase family protein, with translation MSPYPTSRTEVAKSKRTVLLTGASGSMGSATLCELLQRRDRFDIVLLAHGTKHGRRALRPFLNEPGVRIVWGDLRDYASVLECVSGADVVLHTAALISPAADRDPVLTEQINVGSIRNILRAIAAQPDPDRVRLVSVGSVATTGSRLPPLHWGRVGDPITPAVGDHYAVSKIEAECLVVESGLEHWVSLRQTFICIPRLLSLMDPIMFHQPVTTLFEFVTARDSGRLMANACEETVPNDFWRRAYNIGGGENCRVGYVQYLNRIFGTLGLGTLMQLAERRWFALKNFHCQWYLDSDVLEGYLHFRKDGMDQYAAQVKASTPWLLRIGLGRLIPRSVIKNLMMKRLAQRPEGPLHWIESGDQARIEAFFGSREQWENIPGWEEAIPAPGPARPLDHGYDDSLPDARIGLADARSAALFRGGECLAEDMQPGNLYTPLRWRCFAGHEFDATPYLVLRAGHWCRDCQTQLSDAARAAGNPFLAQVIPVPAANI, from the coding sequence ATGTCGCCGTACCCCACAAGTCGCACTGAGGTGGCGAAATCAAAGCGGACAGTGCTCCTCACCGGCGCCAGCGGATCGATGGGCTCGGCCACGCTGTGTGAGCTGCTTCAACGGCGCGACCGCTTTGACATTGTTTTGCTTGCCCACGGCACCAAGCACGGCCGACGAGCACTGCGCCCTTTCCTGAACGAGCCAGGGGTCCGGATCGTCTGGGGCGATCTGCGCGACTATGCGAGCGTTCTCGAGTGCGTGAGCGGTGCCGACGTCGTACTGCATACGGCGGCGCTCATCTCGCCGGCCGCAGACCGTGACCCGGTGCTGACCGAGCAGATCAACGTTGGTTCGATCCGCAACATCCTGCGCGCGATTGCGGCGCAGCCAGACCCGGACAGGGTGCGGCTGGTGTCGGTCGGATCGGTGGCGACGACGGGTAGCCGACTCCCGCCCCTCCACTGGGGGAGGGTGGGTGACCCGATCACACCTGCGGTTGGTGACCACTATGCGGTCAGCAAGATCGAGGCCGAGTGCCTTGTGGTGGAATCCGGCCTTGAACATTGGGTGTCCCTGCGGCAGACCTTCATCTGTATTCCGCGGTTGCTGAGCCTGATGGATCCGATAATGTTCCACCAGCCGGTGACGACGCTGTTCGAGTTTGTGACGGCCCGGGACTCTGGCCGGTTGATGGCCAACGCCTGTGAAGAAACGGTCCCTAACGATTTCTGGCGGCGGGCCTACAACATTGGCGGAGGGGAAAACTGCCGGGTCGGGTACGTGCAGTACCTGAACCGCATTTTCGGGACTCTTGGGCTTGGCACGCTCATGCAGCTCGCCGAGCGGCGCTGGTTCGCCCTGAAGAACTTCCACTGCCAGTGGTACCTGGATTCCGATGTGCTGGAGGGCTACCTGCACTTCCGCAAGGACGGCATGGATCAGTATGCGGCCCAGGTAAAGGCATCCACGCCGTGGTTGCTCCGCATCGGACTGGGGCGGCTGATCCCACGTTCCGTGATCAAAAATCTGATGATGAAGCGGTTGGCGCAAAGACCGGAAGGGCCGCTGCATTGGATCGAATCCGGTGACCAGGCCCGGATCGAGGCATTTTTCGGGTCGAGGGAGCAATGGGAGAACATCCCTGGGTGGGAGGAAGCGATCCCGGCGCCCGGACCCGCACGACCCTTGGACCACGGCTACGACGACTCGCTGCCGGATGCCAGGATCGGCCTGGCCGACGCGCGATCGGCGGCCCTCTTCCGCGGTGGTGAATGCCTGGCTGAAGACATGCAGCCCGGGAACCTCTACACCCCGCTGCGGTGGCGCTGCTTCGCCGGCCACGAGTTCGATGCGACACCGTACCTTGTGCTGCGGGCCGGGCACTGGTGTCGGGACTGCCAGACACAGCTAAGTGATGCGGCTCGCGCGGCAGGAAACCCCTTTCTGGCACAGGTGATTCCCGTGCCCGCTGCGAACATCTAG
- a CDS encoding DUF4234 domain-containing protein has translation MKKRSPLAVLLLPLITFGIYQIVWYVKTKNEMNQLGAQIPTAWLVIVPIVNIWWLWENSSGVERVTKNGLSKVSSFLLVLLLGSIGGAIVQNTFNTTVAVKAELQGVS, from the coding sequence TTGAAGAAGCGCAGTCCCTTAGCAGTCCTGCTTTTGCCCCTGATCACGTTCGGTATCTACCAGATCGTTTGGTACGTCAAGACCAAGAATGAGATGAACCAGCTGGGTGCCCAGATCCCCACGGCGTGGCTCGTCATTGTCCCCATCGTCAACATTTGGTGGTTGTGGGAGAACTCCAGCGGTGTGGAGCGTGTGACAAAGAACGGTCTGAGCAAAGTCAGCTCATTCCTGCTGGTCCTGCTCCTGGGTTCCATTGGTGGGGCCATCGTACAGAACACCTTCAATACCACCGTCGCCGTGAAGGCCGAGTTGCAGGGCGTTTCATAA
- a CDS encoding ABC-F family ATP-binding cassette domain-containing protein, producing the protein MSLIRLNDVSVRFDKVQVLREAFFKLEAGDRVGMIGKNGSGKSTLLKLVLDQVEPDTGTVSVELGTKIGYFSQFSELNGASTILEVLEEVFAHVLELEAELAGIDAALAVEQPEAELDRLIHRQSELFADMDRLDGWDYQRNIDKVLTTLGFNDAHRVCAIDELSGGWRNRAALAKILLEAPDVLLLDEPTNYLDVAGVEWLEGWFKNFKGAAIIVSHDRKFLDAVVTRIIELENFHLHEYPGNFADFVVAKQFRLKTLESQFMHESELLAFEAEGISDRREAAKAATKGLDSKLSKIKKSRAPRPVDKIITEIYGGLHVKDVLCRVESLTKSYGDRTLFSDLSFEIRRGNRIVVLGSNGSGKSTLLRALTGEEPADSGYVTWAKGGGLVSYNQVLDELDPEDTVTHAVNAMPDSLALTATKKSVNRFLAMFQFSEADLKQRIGNLSGGQRARVAMAQCLLSGASVLVLDEPTNHLDMSSTQVMERALLHFPGAVLVVSHDRFFTDKIANRRLVFNAEKPGIVEVRGG; encoded by the coding sequence ATGAGCTTGATCCGTTTGAACGATGTCAGCGTGCGCTTCGACAAGGTCCAGGTGCTGCGCGAGGCGTTCTTCAAGCTGGAAGCCGGCGACCGGGTGGGCATGATTGGCAAGAATGGCTCCGGAAAGTCGACCCTGCTGAAGCTGGTGCTGGACCAGGTGGAGCCGGACACCGGCACCGTCAGTGTGGAACTTGGCACCAAGATTGGCTACTTCTCCCAGTTCTCCGAGCTGAACGGCGCCTCCACCATCCTTGAGGTGCTCGAAGAGGTGTTTGCCCACGTCTTGGAGCTTGAGGCGGAGCTGGCCGGGATCGACGCCGCGCTCGCCGTCGAGCAGCCCGAGGCCGAACTGGACCGCCTCATCCACCGGCAGTCAGAGCTCTTTGCCGACATGGACAGGCTGGACGGCTGGGACTACCAGCGCAACATCGACAAGGTCCTGACCACGCTGGGCTTCAACGACGCCCATCGCGTCTGCGCCATCGACGAACTCTCAGGTGGCTGGCGCAACCGTGCCGCCCTGGCCAAGATCCTGCTCGAAGCCCCCGACGTGCTGCTGCTCGATGAACCCACCAACTACCTCGACGTGGCCGGTGTGGAGTGGTTGGAGGGCTGGTTCAAGAACTTCAAGGGCGCGGCGATCATCGTCTCGCACGATCGGAAGTTCCTGGACGCCGTAGTCACACGCATCATCGAACTGGAGAACTTCCACCTGCACGAATACCCGGGCAACTTTGCCGACTTTGTGGTGGCCAAGCAGTTCCGGCTCAAGACCCTAGAAAGCCAGTTCATGCACGAATCCGAGCTGTTGGCGTTCGAGGCCGAAGGCATCTCCGACCGGCGCGAGGCTGCCAAGGCGGCAACGAAGGGCCTGGACTCCAAGCTGTCCAAGATCAAAAAGTCCCGTGCACCGCGTCCCGTAGATAAGATCATCACCGAGATCTACGGCGGCCTGCACGTGAAGGACGTGTTGTGCCGGGTGGAGTCGCTCACCAAATCCTATGGGGACCGGACACTGTTCAGCGACCTCAGCTTTGAGATTCGCCGCGGCAACAGGATTGTGGTCCTGGGCTCCAACGGCTCGGGAAAGTCGACGTTGCTGCGCGCACTAACGGGGGAGGAGCCCGCCGATTCCGGCTATGTCACCTGGGCCAAAGGCGGCGGGCTGGTCTCCTACAACCAGGTTCTGGACGAACTCGATCCGGAGGACACCGTTACGCACGCCGTCAACGCCATGCCCGACAGCCTGGCCCTGACCGCCACCAAGAAATCGGTGAACCGCTTCCTGGCCATGTTCCAATTCTCCGAGGCAGACCTGAAGCAGCGGATCGGCAACCTCTCCGGAGGCCAGCGCGCCCGCGTTGCCATGGCCCAGTGTCTGCTGTCCGGGGCCTCCGTGCTGGTGCTCGATGAGCCCACCAACCACCTGGACATGTCTAGCACCCAGGTCATGGAACGGGCCCTGCTGCACTTCCCCGGCGCAGTCCTGGTGGTCAGCCATGACCGTTTCTTTACCGACAAGATCGCCAACCGCCGCCTCGTGTTCAATGCAGAGAAGCCCGGCATCGTGGAGGTTCGCGGCGGGTAG